In a genomic window of Alcanivorax sp.:
- a CDS encoding PhzF family phenazine biosynthesis protein — MKLYQVDAFTSSLFAGNPAAVVPLERWPDDALLQNIAMENNLSETAFLVPDETGYALRWFTPSVEVDLCGHATLAAAWVVFNALGFPGERIRFNTASGALYVDRSGQTLSLDFPARPAQPLSNREPFEQALGIPLKDVLQARDTLVVLDSAEQVRNFQPDFTAIGKLDTFAIMITAPGDDCDFVSRFFAPAKGVPEDPVTGSAHCTLVPYWAERLGKPSLHARQLSARGGELHCTLKGDRVTLSGQARCFLKGDILL; from the coding sequence ATGAAACTCTATCAAGTCGATGCCTTCACCTCCTCCCTGTTTGCCGGTAACCCGGCAGCGGTGGTGCCGCTGGAGCGCTGGCCGGACGATGCCTTGCTGCAGAACATTGCCATGGAGAACAACCTGTCGGAGACCGCCTTTCTAGTGCCCGACGAGACCGGCTATGCCCTGCGCTGGTTTACCCCCAGTGTGGAAGTGGATCTGTGCGGCCACGCCACCCTGGCCGCTGCCTGGGTGGTGTTCAACGCGTTGGGCTTTCCCGGTGAGCGGATTCGTTTCAATACGGCCTCCGGCGCGCTTTATGTGGACCGTAGCGGCCAGACCCTGAGTCTGGATTTCCCTGCCCGCCCGGCACAGCCGCTCAGCAACCGGGAACCCTTCGAACAGGCACTGGGCATTCCTCTCAAGGACGTGCTGCAGGCCCGTGACACGCTGGTGGTGCTGGACAGCGCCGAGCAGGTACGCAACTTCCAGCCGGATTTCACCGCCATCGGCAAGCTGGATACCTTTGCGATCATGATCACTGCCCCCGGTGACGACTGCGATTTTGTCAGCCGTTTTTTTGCCCCGGCCAAGGGTGTGCCGGAAGATCCGGTGACCGGCTCCGCCCATTGCACCCTGGTGCCCTACTGGGCCGAGCGGCTGGGCAAACCGTCTTTGCACGCCCGCCAGCTTTCCGCCCGAGGTGGCGAGCTGCACTGCACCCTCAAGGGTGACCGGGTCACCCTGAGTGGCCAGGCCCGCTGCTTCCTGAAAGGCGATATCCTGCTGTGA